In a single window of the Azospirillum sp. B510 genome:
- a CDS encoding acyl-CoA dehydrogenase family protein, whose amino-acid sequence MSETFPMNGAISADLDALDDETFRGHLRTWLETYYPQEYRQDHRRPFRRLRGADHLRWLRLLHEHGWRAPAWPREYGGLGLSLGKQLIHSEEFERIGVARVIDLGEAQLGPVLMYYGTDEQKRYYLPRILSGEHVWCQGYSEPNAGSDLASLRTKADRDGEHFVVNGQKIWTTHANDATHIFLLVRTGRYEKKQQGISFILVDLKTPGITVRPINNLAGEDEFCEVFFDDVRVPVANLVGELDKGWSVAKTLLGHERIWLGSPALAGKALALAERLVEEMGLADDPATTDRLAELAADMHDYRRLYADICDLAARGGELGPEVSALKIFVSELLQRITEFNVDVVGERGGVIGDIRVGNTIADLHWQFMMARPVTIFGGTNEVQRDIMARAVLGMGVGGSRSV is encoded by the coding sequence ATGTCTGAGACCTTCCCGATGAATGGCGCGATCAGCGCAGACCTGGATGCGCTGGACGACGAGACTTTCCGGGGACACCTGCGCACTTGGCTGGAAACCTATTATCCCCAGGAATACCGGCAGGACCACCGGCGCCCGTTCCGGCGTCTTCGCGGAGCCGACCACCTGCGTTGGCTGCGCCTGCTGCATGAGCATGGCTGGCGGGCTCCGGCATGGCCACGGGAGTATGGCGGGCTTGGCCTGTCTCTGGGGAAGCAGCTCATCCACAGCGAAGAGTTCGAGCGGATCGGCGTGGCGAGGGTCATCGATCTGGGCGAGGCGCAACTCGGCCCTGTGCTCATGTACTATGGCACCGACGAGCAAAAGCGCTACTACCTGCCGCGCATTCTGTCGGGCGAGCATGTGTGGTGCCAAGGCTATTCCGAACCGAACGCTGGTTCCGATCTGGCGTCCCTGCGTACCAAGGCAGACCGGGACGGCGAGCACTTCGTGGTCAATGGCCAGAAGATCTGGACCACTCATGCCAACGATGCCACGCACATCTTCCTTTTGGTGCGGACAGGGCGTTATGAAAAGAAGCAACAGGGCATCAGCTTTATTTTGGTTGACCTGAAAACGCCCGGGATCACCGTGCGCCCGATTAACAATCTCGCAGGCGAGGATGAGTTCTGCGAGGTGTTTTTCGACGATGTCCGGGTCCCGGTCGCAAATCTGGTCGGTGAACTCGACAAGGGCTGGTCGGTGGCCAAGACTTTGCTTGGCCATGAACGGATTTGGCTTGGTTCACCGGCGCTTGCCGGTAAGGCGCTGGCGCTTGCCGAACGTCTGGTCGAGGAGATGGGGCTAGCCGACGACCCGGCTACCACCGATCGCCTGGCCGAGCTTGCCGCCGACATGCACGACTATCGTCGATTGTATGCGGACATCTGCGATCTCGCGGCCCGTGGGGGAGAGCTTGGTCCCGAAGTTTCCGCGCTCAAGATCTTCGTTTCCGAACTGCTCCAGCGCATCACCGAATTCAATGTCGATGTCGTTGGGGAGCGGGGAGGGGTGATCGGCGATATCCGGGTTGGCAACACAATCGCCGACCTGCATTGGCAGTTCATGATGGCGCGGCCCGTTACGATCTTCGGCGGAACGAACGAGGTCCAGCGCGACATTATGGCGCGCGCGGTGCTGGGCATGGGAGTGGGCGGTAGCCGTTCCGTGTGA